Proteins from a genomic interval of Kaistia defluvii:
- a CDS encoding SDR family NAD(P)-dependent oxidoreductase: MTKLPSVLITGASSGIGATYADRFARRGHDLVLVARDGARMEALAARLRQDTGVAIDILPADLTQREDLARVEARLREDETIGILINNAGAALSGAFDEQSLDDIERLVALNTTAVVRLANVAASRFAKAGSGAIINIASVVGLVPEFGQTVYGATKAFVTFLSQGMTHELAPKGVYVQAVLPAATATEIWQRAGADTSTLHTMMRVDELVDAALVGFDRRETITIPPLPDAAQWDNYQAARQAMLPGFGNARAAERYRAAS, encoded by the coding sequence ATGACCAAGCTGCCTTCCGTGCTCATCACCGGCGCCTCGTCGGGCATTGGCGCGACCTATGCCGATCGTTTCGCCCGGCGGGGGCACGATCTGGTTCTGGTTGCCCGCGACGGCGCACGCATGGAGGCGCTCGCCGCCCGGCTGCGCCAGGATACCGGCGTCGCCATCGACATTCTGCCGGCCGACCTCACCCAGCGGGAGGATCTGGCCAGGGTCGAAGCGCGGCTGCGCGAGGACGAGACGATCGGCATCCTGATCAACAATGCCGGCGCGGCTCTTTCCGGGGCGTTTGACGAGCAATCGCTCGACGATATCGAACGGCTGGTTGCGCTCAACACGACGGCGGTTGTCCGGCTCGCCAACGTCGCCGCCAGCCGGTTTGCCAAGGCCGGCTCCGGCGCGATCATCAACATCGCCTCGGTCGTCGGCCTCGTTCCCGAATTTGGCCAGACGGTCTATGGCGCCACCAAGGCCTTCGTCACCTTCCTCTCGCAGGGCATGACCCACGAGCTGGCGCCCAAGGGCGTCTATGTGCAGGCCGTGCTGCCCGCGGCCACCGCGACTGAAATCTGGCAGCGCGCAGGCGCCGACACGAGCACGTTGCACACGATGATGCGCGTGGACGAGCTGGTGGATGCGGCCCTAGTGGGCTTCGACCGCCGCGAGACGATCACCATTCCCCCGCTTCCCGATGCCGCGCAGTGGGACAACTATCAGGCCGCCCGCCAGGCGATGCTGCCCGGCTTCGGCAATGCGCGCGCCGCCGAGCGTTATCGCGCCGCCAGCTGA
- a CDS encoding GGDEF domain-containing protein codes for MDGTVIRITLSLIVPSLILVFAIAFVCTWLVERKRPYLLLLAAGCGLFALGSTSQILYWPPDTGINALVSGTIYTCAVIAVSEGVLSRSGRRSKMLVNLALVLTISALLWYFFYVDRNLIARVYIQNFGYGLILLGAAIRLADLRKGRVADRILFWTLLLFAVHFFPRTLLTIGFSAPAGAKAFGNSVFWQALQLSMAVLGSSLAFAIIGAAISDLIDDLRRERDSDHLTRVLNRRGFEAAVEARRMRHGSRASLVVCDVDQFKAINDAHGHAVGDPVLERVATILRTSSEADDPVGRLGGEEFAIYLVGASGAEAYGCAERLREAIARTDFSDLGLSRPVTVSFGIATTADGPWGDLYKEADGWLYQAKNAGRNRTFPEPVQSLTDDSLPLPA; via the coding sequence ATGGACGGAACGGTTATCCGCATCACACTTTCGCTGATCGTTCCGAGCCTGATCCTGGTCTTCGCCATTGCGTTTGTCTGCACATGGCTCGTCGAGCGGAAGCGACCCTATCTGTTGCTCCTGGCGGCCGGGTGCGGATTGTTCGCGCTGGGCAGCACGTCGCAGATTCTGTATTGGCCTCCCGATACCGGCATCAATGCTCTGGTCTCAGGCACGATCTACACCTGTGCCGTCATCGCCGTCTCGGAAGGCGTGCTTTCGAGATCTGGCAGACGCTCGAAGATGCTGGTCAATCTGGCGCTGGTCCTGACCATTTCGGCGCTCCTGTGGTACTTCTTCTATGTCGACCGGAACCTGATCGCGCGCGTCTACATCCAGAACTTTGGATACGGGCTCATCTTGCTTGGCGCGGCCATCCGGCTTGCCGACCTGAGGAAGGGGCGGGTTGCCGATCGGATCCTGTTCTGGACCCTGTTGCTGTTTGCCGTTCACTTCTTCCCTCGCACGCTGCTCACTATCGGCTTCTCGGCGCCCGCCGGAGCCAAGGCTTTTGGCAATTCCGTGTTCTGGCAGGCGCTGCAACTGTCCATGGCGGTGCTGGGGTCCAGTCTCGCCTTCGCGATTATCGGAGCGGCCATTTCGGACCTGATCGACGATCTCCGCCGGGAGCGGGACAGCGACCACCTGACCCGGGTCCTCAACCGCCGCGGCTTCGAAGCGGCCGTGGAAGCCCGCCGCATGCGCCACGGCTCGCGCGCGTCCCTGGTCGTTTGCGATGTCGACCAGTTCAAGGCCATCAACGACGCGCATGGTCACGCGGTGGGAGATCCCGTCCTGGAACGGGTCGCGACCATCTTGCGAACGTCTTCGGAGGCAGACGACCCGGTCGGTCGTCTGGGTGGCGAAGAGTTCGCGATCTATCTCGTGGGGGCGAGCGGCGCGGAAGCCTATGGCTGCGCCGAGCGTCTTCGGGAGGCGATCGCCCGGACGGATTTTTCCGATCTCGGCCTCTCTCGCCCCGTCACCGTCAGCTTCGGTATCGCCACCACCGCAGACGGGCCGTGGGGCGACCTCTACAAGGAAGCCGATGGCTGGCTCTACCAGGCCAAGAACGCGGGGCGGAACCGAACCTTCCCGGAACCGGTTCAGAGCTTGACGGACGATTCCCTGCCTCTCCCGGCCTAG
- a CDS encoding GlsB/YeaQ/YmgE family stress response membrane protein gives MDDRSIGWIAAIIIGGLAGWIASMIMKSDTGLLLNIILGIVGAIVASFLFGLIGVGFSGWLGYLIAGLVGACILIAIGRAVRR, from the coding sequence ATGGACGACAGAAGCATTGGGTGGATTGCTGCGATCATCATCGGCGGTTTGGCCGGCTGGATCGCCTCTATGATCATGAAGAGCGACACCGGGCTCTTGCTGAACATCATTCTCGGCATCGTGGGTGCCATCGTCGCCAGCTTCCTCTTCGGGCTGATTGGCGTCGGCTTCTCGGGCTGGCTCGGCTACCTCATCGCGGGCCTGGTCGGCGCCTGCATCCTGATCGCCATCGGACGAGCGGTCCGGCGCTAG
- a CDS encoding helix-turn-helix transcriptional regulator: MRRADRLFEIVQRLRRARNPVSAEAIAEELQVSKRTIYRDIAVLIGQRVPIIGEPGIGYVLERGFDMPPLMLTPDELDAAMLGASWVASRGEPELARAAQNLIAKIEAVVPAALHSHILEPATSIAPVPVPPERIRAAMLREAIRTGRKITLEYEDNRGAVTRRIVWPILLGYRDSGRILAAWCETRSAFRYFRTDRILAADILAARIPERRATLRARWQIAMDDERERYLAAGK, encoded by the coding sequence ATTCGCCGCGCCGACAGGCTTTTTGAAATCGTTCAGCGTCTCCGACGAGCCCGCAATCCTGTGTCGGCGGAGGCGATCGCCGAAGAGCTGCAGGTGTCGAAGCGCACCATCTACCGGGATATCGCTGTTCTTATCGGCCAGAGGGTACCCATCATCGGCGAACCGGGGATCGGCTATGTCTTGGAGCGTGGCTTCGATATGCCGCCGTTGATGCTGACGCCGGATGAACTGGATGCGGCAATGCTGGGGGCCAGTTGGGTTGCTAGCCGGGGCGAACCAGAGCTGGCGCGTGCTGCGCAAAACCTGATCGCCAAAATCGAAGCTGTCGTTCCGGCAGCGCTGCACAGCCATATACTGGAACCAGCCACCAGCATTGCCCCGGTGCCTGTACCGCCCGAGCGCATCCGAGCAGCTATGTTGCGCGAGGCGATCCGAACGGGACGGAAAATCACTCTCGAATATGAGGATAACAGGGGAGCCGTGACCCGCAGGATCGTGTGGCCGATCCTTCTCGGATATCGGGATTCTGGAAGGATCCTGGCTGCCTGGTGCGAAACCCGAAGTGCTTTTCGATATTTTCGCACGGACCGCATCCTCGCCGCAGACATCCTCGCTGCGCGGATACCCGAACGTCGCGCAACTCTGCGAGCCCGTTGGCAAATCGCTATGGATGATGAACGGGAGCGATATCTCGCCGCTGGTAAGTGA
- a CDS encoding GFA family protein: MMGCCHCSRCRKVGASTIVFVRSDTFRWIDGEEMVQRYPAVPPYKYDRCFCSCCGTALGEPGAGNSFPINANCLDDDPQVRVQFNEFVAEKPAWAAICDAAPQYLGHPVSAET; this comes from the coding sequence ATGATGGGATGTTGCCATTGCAGCCGTTGCCGCAAGGTGGGCGCCAGCACGATCGTCTTTGTGCGTAGCGATACCTTCCGTTGGATCGATGGCGAGGAGATGGTCCAACGCTACCCGGCCGTCCCACCCTATAAATACGATCGCTGCTTTTGCTCCTGCTGTGGCACGGCGCTGGGTGAACCAGGCGCGGGCAACAGTTTTCCCATCAACGCGAACTGCCTTGATGATGACCCACAGGTTCGGGTGCAGTTCAATGAGTTCGTCGCTGAGAAGCCGGCATGGGCTGCCATCTGCGATGCCGCGCCCCAGTATCTTGGCCATCCGGTTAGCGCTGAGACCTGA
- a CDS encoding electron transfer flavoprotein subunit alpha/FixB family protein has protein sequence MAILLLADHDLAGLAGQTARALTAALQIGGDVHILVAGVNARPAAEAASRLAGVARVLLAESAAFEHALAEPLADLIVSLAPGYDTILGAATSTGKNVLPRVAALLDVAQVSDIVEVGSADTFKRPIYAGNAIQTVQATDATRVITVRTASFAATGEGGNAPIEPVEAVAECALSRFVGETTAISDRPELASARVILSGGRALGSLEKFNELILPVADKLGAAVGASRAAVDAGYAPNDWQVGQTGKIVAPQLYIAVGISGAIQHLAGMKDSKVIVAINKDVDAPIFQIADYGLVADLFVALPELEKAL, from the coding sequence ATGGCCATTCTTCTTCTCGCAGATCACGACCTTGCCGGGCTTGCCGGCCAGACCGCACGAGCTCTGACGGCGGCGCTGCAGATCGGCGGCGACGTGCATATTCTGGTGGCGGGCGTGAATGCGCGTCCCGCTGCCGAGGCGGCGTCGCGGCTCGCCGGCGTTGCAAGAGTGCTGCTGGCGGAAAGCGCAGCTTTCGAGCACGCGCTGGCCGAGCCATTGGCGGACCTGATCGTCTCGCTGGCGCCTGGCTATGACACGATCCTCGGGGCAGCCACCTCGACCGGCAAGAACGTGCTCCCCCGCGTCGCAGCGCTTCTCGACGTGGCGCAGGTCTCCGATATCGTCGAGGTCGGGTCGGCCGACACGTTCAAGCGGCCGATCTATGCCGGCAACGCGATCCAGACCGTGCAGGCGACCGACGCCACCCGGGTGATCACCGTGCGCACGGCCAGCTTCGCTGCAACGGGCGAAGGCGGCAATGCGCCGATCGAGCCGGTTGAAGCTGTGGCCGAGTGCGCGCTTTCACGTTTCGTCGGAGAGACGACCGCCATCTCCGACCGGCCGGAACTGGCCTCGGCCCGTGTGATCCTCTCCGGCGGCCGCGCGCTCGGCTCGCTCGAGAAATTCAATGAGCTGATCCTTCCCGTCGCCGATAAGCTCGGCGCGGCCGTCGGCGCGTCGCGCGCCGCCGTGGATGCCGGCTACGCACCGAATGACTGGCAGGTCGGCCAAACCGGCAAGATCGTCGCGCCGCAGCTCTATATCGCGGTCGGAATCTCCGGCGCGATCCAGCACCTTGCCGGCATGAAGGATTCGAAGGTCATAGTCGCCATCAATAAGGACGTGGACGCTCCGATCTTCCAGATTGCCGACTATGGCCTCGTCGCCGACCTGTTCGTCGCGCTGCCGGAATTGGAAAAGGCGCTCTGA
- a CDS encoding electron transfer flavoprotein subunit beta/FixA family protein produces MKILVPVKRVVDFNVKIRVKPDGSGVDLQNVKMSMNPFDEIAVEEALRLKEAGKEEVVVVSIGPAKAEETLRTALAMGADRAILVETDDAVEPLAVAKILKGVVETEQPGLILLGKQAIDDDCNQTGQMLAALLGWGQGTFASKVELSSDAVSVTREVDGGLQTVSLRLPAVVTTDLRLNEPRYASLPNIMKAKKKPLDRKTPADFGVATAARLRILRTEEPARRVAGVKVGSVAELVDKLRTEAGVL; encoded by the coding sequence ATGAAGATCCTGGTGCCCGTCAAGCGGGTCGTCGATTTCAACGTCAAGATCCGCGTCAAGCCGGACGGCTCCGGCGTCGACCTTCAGAATGTGAAGATGTCGATGAACCCGTTCGACGAGATCGCCGTTGAGGAAGCCTTGCGGCTGAAGGAGGCCGGCAAGGAGGAGGTCGTGGTCGTCTCCATAGGCCCGGCAAAGGCCGAAGAGACGCTTCGAACCGCGCTCGCCATGGGCGCGGATCGCGCCATTCTCGTCGAGACGGATGACGCGGTTGAGCCGCTCGCCGTGGCCAAGATTCTCAAGGGGGTCGTGGAGACCGAGCAGCCGGGTCTGATTCTCCTGGGCAAGCAGGCGATCGACGATGATTGCAACCAGACCGGCCAGATGCTGGCCGCGTTGCTTGGCTGGGGGCAGGGCACCTTCGCTTCCAAGGTCGAACTGTCCAGCGATGCTGTCTCGGTGACGCGCGAGGTCGATGGCGGATTGCAGACGGTTTCGCTGCGGCTGCCGGCGGTCGTTACGACGGATCTGCGCCTGAACGAGCCGCGCTATGCCTCGCTGCCCAACATCATGAAAGCCAAGAAGAAGCCGCTCGACCGCAAGACGCCTGCTGACTTCGGCGTCGCCACGGCCGCGCGGCTACGGATCCTCAGGACCGAGGAACCGGCCCGCCGCGTTGCCGGCGTCAAAGTCGGGTCCGTTGCCGAACTGGTCGACAAGCTCAGGACCGAGGCCGGCGTTCTCTAG